The nucleotide sequence AGAATATCGCAGGATTCCCTGGATCTGGCGCGTCGCCATTGGCTGTGGCAAACGAGCCGAGGGAGATCAGCTTTTCAAGCTGTTAGAGGTTTCGCTTCCGAAAGACGGAGAACCGCTTCGGGACTGGCAGGCGGTCGTCGTTGGAGGTGGAATCATCAATGGCATCAGCTTGAGCGGAGGATGGCCGAAAGGGCGAATTCTCGAAATCCTTAAGGACTCGCCCGATCTGAACCAGCGGTGGAAGAGGTCACTGGTTCTCGCGTCAGAGATGAGCGACAACGAACGCGTTCCGACGGGAACGCGATATGACGCACTGCGAATGATTGCTGTGGACGACTGGAATCGACGTCGCGCGCAACTGGTGAAGTATCTCGCAAAGGGCGTCAACGCCGAACTGCAGATGGGGTCGATCAGCGGTCTGAGTGATGTCGAGTCGTCAGAAGTCGCTGACCTGCTACTGGGCTGTGTCGAATATGTCAACGAGCACAATCGCACGCTCGCCCTCGACGCACTGCTGAGGACCGATCGCCGCGCAGAGAAATTGCTTGATGCCATTGCCGGTGGCCAATTGTCAGCAGCCCGGTTAAGTTCCGCACACCGAAAATCACTGCTTGAGTCGAAAACGTCATCGATCAGGGAGCGGGCGGTCAAGCTTTTGAAAGAATGATGGGCAATCAATGAACGAACTCGAACTTGCCGAGCGACTCCCAGCGACTTTTGGCGTCTTTCGTGAAGGTGTTGATCGGCAGTTACATACGGGCCTGCAGATCTATGTCTCGCTTCAGGGCGAGGTCCTGGCTGATGGTGGATTCGGACTCTCCGCGCCAGGCCAGCCGATGACATCAGAGACGATCAATCTGTGGCTGAGTGCGGGTAAGCCGTTGACAGTGGTCGCAATCCTGCAGCAGTGGGAGCAAGGTCGACTGCGACTGGATGATCCCGTGGTGAAATTCATCCCGGAGTTTGCGGGGGGGGGCAAGGATGGGATCACCATCCGCCACATACTGACTCATACCTGCGGTTTCCGGAATGTCGAAACGGGCTGGCCCGAAGCGTCCTGGAATGACATCATTCGGCGGATCTGCGATTCGAGCGTCGAACCCGACTGGGTGGTAGGACAAACGGCGGGGTACCATACCGCATCGAGCTGGTTCATCCTGGGTGAGATCCTGTCCCGGCTGACGGGGCTTTCTTATCCCGACGCGATGCGCAAGGGACTATTTGAACCTCTCGGCCTGCGGCAAAGCTTCACGAGCCTGACTCCCACACAATATGCGGAATACGAAAGCCGGTTGGGAAAAATCTACACCCGAGAGGGGGGCGGTCTGCAACTTCTGGACTGGCACGAGCCGGCCCGTTGTGAAAAGCCCTCTCCGGGTGCGAATACGCGGGGGCCGATTCGGGAACTGGGCTCCTTCTACGAAATGTTGCTGAATGAAGGACAATACCAGGGGCGGCAGATCCTGACCCCTCAGACCGTGGCCGCCATGACTGCCCGGCACCGGGTGGGGGAATTTGATCTGACGCTTGCGCATAAGGTTGACTTCGGATTGGGCGTGATCGTGAATTCGATTCGCTACGGGGCGGAGACCGTTCCATACGGGTATGGCCCCTTTTGTTCGCTCCGTACTTTCGGCCACGGCGGGGCGCAATCATCCCAGGGATGGTGTGATCCGGAGCGTGGCCTGGTCGTCGCCTATTTCTTCAACGGACGTCCCGGCGAGGGCCAGCATGGACGCCGTCTGCGAAAACTGAACGAAGCGATTTGTGCCGATTTGCAACTGACCTGAAAACAGGTGAAGGCACACTCATACTGAAGAGTACTGAAGAGGAGCCGACTTTAGCGTCGGCAGTTCCTTGGGTACGATTTTCGCTTATCGTTGACGGACAAAGATACTTTGCTTTGTGACACGTACGATTGGCGGTTTGCAGGTCAACACGTGGATGGTCGAGCCTCACGGCGTGAACGGATGAATCACTTATCGACTGGTTTTGATGTTTGAGTAATCAAGAGTGGTTCAGAAGTAGAGCCTTGGTGGATGTTTTTGAGATAATCAGGCCAGCGCCAGTCCTCCGATGCTTTATATCGACACGCAGATTTGAACAATAAGGGAGTCTGCGTACCTTGTATCGATTCTCCTTACGTTCCAAACCGAGGATCGATTCAAGGTGTAAGACAAGGGGGCCACTGGAAGCGTGGATAAGCGACTCGATTCGCAGTCCTTATGCACTGCGCCCCGACTGGCTCTGGTTCGTTGTCACACGTCAAGCGACCTGATTTTCATAGACAATTTGATTGTAAGAGGCTGCCGCTGAAGACAAGATTGGCGGTATTTTCGTGTGGATACAGCATGACTCAGGCAAACCTGTGCTGGAGAGAGTGGCTCAGTCAGTCTGAGATGGCCGTCTCCGTCATGTTGCGCCGAATCTGCGTCAAGGGGCGGGGCGGTCAACGAACAACCGCAGTGGGTCGGGCGGACGGTGCGGAGTCTATGTGATTTGGCCCGTTGCTGATTCACCGGAACGAGTCGCCAATGGAATTCGGGCATTGAGGAACTGAGATGAAAGTGATTGTCACCGGGGGGGCTGGCTTTATCGGCAGTCACATCGTGGATGCGTTGCTCGAACGAGGCGATGTGCCCGTTGTCATCGACAACCTCGAATCTGGATCGAGACGTAATTTGCCTGCGGGCGTTCCCTTGTATGAGGCTGATATTCGCGATCAGGATCAGGTTCGCAGAATCTTTGACGAAGTCAGACCCGAAGGGGTTTGCCATCAAGCCGCTCAGATATCGGTCAGCAGGTCGATGCGTGAACCAATCTTCGATGCGGAAGTGAACGTACTTGGCTTGCTGAACATTTTTGAGAATGCGTCCCGAGTTGGTGTGAAACGCGTCGTCTTTGCCTCGTCAGGAGGCGTGCTCTACGGAGATGTGACGTCCCCCGCGTCTGAGGATTTTCCGAAGAAACCAAAATCCGCCTACGGCATCAGCAAGTGGGTCGGCGAACAATACCTGGAGTTTTACGCCAAGGAGCGCAACTTGCAGGGGGTCGCCTTGCGGTATTCGAACGTCTATGGACCACGTCAAAATCCCGAAGGGGAAGCGGGGGTCACGGCGATTTTCATCAGGCGGACCCTGGACGGAAAAGGAATCACCATCAATGGTGATGGGAAATACATCAGAGACTTTGTTTATGGTCCCGACGTCGCACGAGCGAATGTCGCAGCCTTACACACGGACCTGGCCGAGGATTTCGCTGCGATCAATATCGGGACCGGACTCGGGGTCGACATCAATGAGCTGGCTCAGATGATCGCGGATTGCCATCTTGATGACTTGAAGAATCAGGGGCAGGTGGGCAGAACCATCGAGATTCAGCATGGTCCTCCTCGCATCGGGGATTTGCGCTCCAGTCTCGTGTCGCCGGTGCTGGCAGAGCGGCTACTGGGATGGAAACCGACTGTTTCACTCAAGGAAGGATTGCGAGAAACCGTGCGGTGGTTTGGTAAGCGGCCGAGCGAGTTATGATCGACATCCGCTCCGAGAGGTCCCGTTGCAACCGTCATGTGGGAATTGCGACGAGTCGTCTCAATTCCCACATCAAATTCAGCCGTGGGAAAGTCTGACAGATTCTGCGGAAGTAACCGCCGCATGAATTGGAAAGTGACGTCGGGCCAAGGCAGAGACGGAAATTGAACTGTTCATCCATTAGGATTCACAATGCTTGACGCGAAGCTTTCGCAGATGATCGAACAAACTGGTCAACAGCACCTGTTGCGTTTTTGGAAAGAGCTGTCCGCCGAACAGCAGAAGCTCCTGGCAGCGCAGCTTGCGGATCTGGACTGGGATCTCGTCTCCAACTTCGCAAAAAAGGGAACCAGTCCGCAGAGCGACTTTGAGGAACGTGCCCGTCGGGCCGCTCCTCCTGCGTATGTGGTCAGGACGCCGAAGAGTGCCGCCGACCGGGATAAATGGCGGGCCGCTCGGGAAATCGGAGAGAACGCACTCCGCGAAGGGAAAGTCGGTGCCGTGCTGCTGGCTGGCGGCCAGGGGACTCGACTCGGATTCAAGCAGTCCAAGGGCCTGTTCCCGATTGGTCCCGTGACGAATCAGTCATTGCTCCAGATCCTGGCAACCAAGTTAATCGCCACGTCACAGCGGTATGGCACCACGATCCCCTACTTCGTGATGACCAGCGACAAGACGCATGACGAGATCGAGGAATTCTATCGCCGAAACAATTACTTCGGTCTTGATCCCAAGGATGTGTTCCTGTTTCCCCAGGGCTTTGCACCATCCGTCGATTTGAAGTCCGGAAAAGTCCTGCTGGCCGACAAGGGAAATCTCAGCATGAGCCCCGATGGGCATGGGGGATTGTTCTCGGCCCTCTGGAAGGCAGGGCTGTTCGACGAGATGAAACGAAGAGGGATTGAATATATCTTCTCGCATCAGGTCGACAACCCGCTGGCGCGTGTTTGCGACCCTGAATTCATCGGTCTGCACCTGATGCATGAATCAGAGGTCTCAACAAAGGTTGTCGCGAAAACCGGACCTGACGAGAAGGTGGGTGTGGCCGTGGACATCGACGGCCGGACGCAGATTATCGAGTATAGTGATTTGCCCAAGGACCTGGCGCAGGCACGTGACGCGGCGGGTGATTTGAAATTCTGGGCAGGCAGTACCGCCATCCATCTTTTCAATCGCAGCTTCCTCGAACGGGTTGCGACATCCGACAACATTCTTCCCTGGCATCGAGCCATCAAGAAGATTCCTCATATTGATGAACAGGGTAACGCGGTGGAGCCGACCGTTGAGAACGGAGTGAAGTTCGAACGATTCATCTTCGACACCCTACCGCTCGCGAAGGTGGCGCTCATCGTTGAGACCGTCCGCGATGACGAGTTCGCGCCGCTGAAGAACAAAGAGGGAGAGTTCTCTCCTGATTACGTGCGTGACCGGATGGTTCGGTTAAGCAAACGCTGGTTGAACTCGGTCGGCGTGAATCCTCCAGACGACGTCGCTGTTGAGATCAGCCCCCGCTTTGCTCTTTCACCGGAAGATCTGTCGGCCCGTACCGGCGAACTCGCTGCGGTTCCATTCGATAGTCCCACGTACCTTGGCCCCAAAGACTGAACTCTTGATCGACAGCGTTGTCATTTCGGAAATACCTTTCATGAATTCGCCTTTGACCATCGACGATCCGCTTGTGTTCGATACGTTTTTCCGCCCACAGGTCTGGGGGGGAAGGGGGATTCAGTCTCAACTGGGAAGAACGCTTCCCTGTGAATTGCCGTATGGAGAGGCTTGGGAGCTCAGTTCACTTCCCTTGCATGAAAGTCGGGTGCTCGAAGGGAAAAATGCCGGCCGTCCACTTGCTGAACTGTGGACGAAGTCGCGAAAGGAACTGACGGGCGGCGGAGGTCGCGATGTCTTTCCGCTGCTGCTGAAATGGCTCGAATGCAAAGAACTCCTGTCACTTCAAGTCCACCCTGATGATGCGATGGCGCAGCGGCTTCTGAACGAACCTTACGGAAAATCAGAAGCGTGGGTCATTGTGTCGGTGGAACCGACCGCCCGGATTTACGCGGGACTTCAGCCCGGCGTAACCCGCGAGGATTTCCTGGCCCATATGAAGGGGGGGACAGTCGAGAAGTGCTTGCATTCGTTCGTACCACGTCCAGGTGATTGCGTCTCCATACCCGCCGGGACGATTCACGCGGCGGGGGGAGGACTGATCATTGCAGAAGTGCAGCAGTCCAGCGACGCGACATTCCGCTTGTTCGACTGGAACCGGCTGGGGCTGGACGGCAAACCACGTCCGTTGCAGATCGACAAGGCGGTCGATGCGATCAACTGGGACCAGGGCCCCGTTTCCCCTGTCGTTCCTGAAAAAATTCGTTGTGAATCGTCAGGGCTCAGCGGAGAACTCCTTGTCGACGGCGTGGGCTTCCGCATGGAACGCTACACATTACACCAGCCAGGTGCGACGCCGCATTCGGGTGAGTTCACAGTCTGGATGGTGCTGGAGGGGGAAGTGTCGTTGACAAATTCCGGTACAGGGTATACCCGCGACTTCCAGAAGGGGTCGAGCTTCATGATTCCGGCGAGTGCGGGACAGACGCGGCTGAGCCCGAAAGAAAATGCGGGTTTGTTGACATTACTTTGTGTTCGCCTTACTTAAATGGCCGTGGATGAAACGGAGGTCCAGACATATCTGGAGGTTTCGCGACCACTTGAACCCCCCATCACGGATGAATAAAGGGATTTTAAGTTGAAGATCGTAGTGATCGGGACCGGATATGTCGGATTAATTACGGGGACCTGCTTCGCCGAAAGCGGCAACGACGTGATTTGCGTCGATGTGGACAGTGAAAAGATCCGGAAGCTGAATTTGGGTCAGATTCCCATTTATGAGCCCGGACTCGATGAACTAATTGTCCGCAATGTCGAAGCAAAACGTCTGCGGTTCACAACCGAGCCTAAAGACGCCATCCCACAGGCCCAGTGCGTCTTCCTTTCTGTAGGGACTCCTCAGCGAGACGACGGCTCCGCAGACTTGGCCGTTTTCTGGAGTGCGGTCGATTCGATTGCCCCGCACCTTTCCCACGATGCGATCGTCGTGGTCAAGAGCACCGTTCCCGTGGGAACCAATGCTGCTGTTGCGCGTCGCCTGCAAGATCTGCTGGGTCGCCCGGTCCACGTTGCATCGAACCCGGAATTTCTGAAAGAGGGCTGTGCTCTCGAAGACTTTATGAAGCCGGACCGGGTTGTAGTCGGTGTGACACGGCCTGAAGTGGCTCAGGTCCTGCGGGAACTCTATCAGCCTTTCCTGCGGACCGAGCACCCGTTCCTGGTGATGAACCTGGAAAGTTCTGAGATGACGAAATACGTCGCGAACTGCATGCTCGCGACCAAGATCAGCTTCATCAACGAGATGGCGAACGTCTGCGAGCAGGTCGGTGCCGATATCAACCACGTACGCAAGGGGATTGGCCACGATCAGCGAATTGGTTTCGCATTCCTGTTCCCCGGTGTCGGGTACGGCGGATCGTGCTTCCCCAAGGACGTGCGCGCGATGATTCGCGTCGCCGAACAATCGGGGATTGAACCTCACATTCTCGAAGCTGTCGATGCAGTGAACGTTGCTCAGAAAGAAGTCTTGTTCCAGAAAGTGCACAAGCACTTTGGAGGAGAACTCAAGGGGCGGACCATCGCCATCTGGGGGCTGGCTTTCAAGCCTCGGACTGACGATATCCGCGAAGCCCCGTCACTCATTCTGATTGACCGACTTCTCGCGGCAGGAGCGACCGTGCGGGTGCACGATCCTGTTGCCATGGAGAACGTTCGCAAGATCTACGGAGATCGACTCACCTATTGCCAGACTCCTTACGATACGTTAGACGGTGCTGAAGTACTGGCTATCGTTACGGAATGGAATGAATTCAGAAATCCAGATTTCGGTGTCATCCGTGAGAAGCTGAAATCTCCTGTCATTTTTGATGGTCGAAATCTGTTTGATCCAATGAGGATGACTCAGTTAGGATTTCATTACTCCGGGATCGGGCTGGAATCAAAGACCGACGCCAAGGATGGGGCCGGCAGCAAAACAACATAACTATTCCATGAGGGAATTGAGGTTTTCCAGCAATGCGATCAATTCTTGTGACAGGAGGGGCTGGATTTTTAGGCAGCCATCTTTGCGAACGGTTACTTGAGCGGAACGAGAACGTCATCTGTCTCGACAACTTCTTCACCGGTCGCAAAGACAATATCCTGCATCTGATGGGGAACCCCCGGTTTGAATTGATCCGCCACGACATCGTTCACCCCATCGTGCTCGAAGTCGATCAGATCTATAACCTGGCCTGTCCCGCATCACCTGTCGCCTATCAGTTCAACCCCATCAAAACAATCAAGACCTCGACCGTTGGCGTGGTCAATATGCTGGGACTGGCCAAGCGATGTCGCGCCCGGATCCTGCACTGTTCCACGTCTGAAGTCTATGGCGATCCGAGTGTTCATCCCCAGCGGGAAGACTACTGGGGGCATGTGAATCCGATCGGCCCGCGAAGTTGTTACGACGAAGGGAAGCGTGTCGCCGAGTCGTTGTGCATCAACTATCACCAGGAACACGATCTGGCCGTCCGGGTGATCCGGATCTTCAATACCTACGGGCCGAGAATGGACCCGAATGATGGACGCGTCATCTCTAACTTCATCACACAGGCGATACGCGGCGAACCGATCACCATCTACGGCGATGGCTCTCAGACGCGATCATTCTGCTATTGCGATGATCTGATTCGCGGGATGATGCAGATGATGGATCAGGACACCGAAATTGGCCCCGTCAATCTCGGTAATCCTGATGAGTACTCAATGCTGCAACTGGCCGAAGAGGTATTGAGGGCGATTCCGGAATCCAAATCCAAGATTACGTTTGAGCCCCTTCCCAAGGATGATCCAAAGCAGCGATGCCCGGACATCACCAAGGCGAAAGCCGTACTCGGCTGGTCCCCGACCGTCGGTCTTCGCGAGGGTTTGGCCAGGACGATCGCCTACTATCGTCAGGAACTTTCACGGGCCAGCTGATTCAGTATCACCACCGTCGAACTGGCCTCGCTGTCGCGTGCTATGCGAAGTGAATCCGAGCATCTGATATTTCACGGGAACCTCCATGATGAAGATCAAGATCGGCCAGATAGGGACGGGGCACGGACACGCGTCGGGAAAGCTGGAGGTTTACCGGAAATCCGACGACTACGAAGTTGTGGGGGTGGCGGAACCGGATGACCGGCTGCGGCGGAAAGCGGAGTCGAATCCCGCTTTCCGTGATGTGCAGTGGATGTCAGTTGAGCAATTGCTGAATACCCCCGGGCTTCAAGCGGTCGCTGTCGAGACAGAGCCCCGACACCTGCTCGCCCATGCGGAGCAGTGTATTGACGCCGGAATGCACGTTCATCTGGATAAACCCGCGGGCGAATCCTTGAGTCAGTTCCGGCGGATTCTTGATACTTCTGCTCGGCGACATTTGTGCGTGCAAATGGGGTACATGTACCGCTACAACCCGGCCGTCGTCCTTTGTCGGGATCTGGTGAAGAAGGGCTTTCTGGGTGATCCGTTCGAGGTCCACTGCGTGATGAGCAAGCAGCTGGACCGCGCTGCGCGGCTGAAGCATGCAGAATATCGCGGTGGAATGATGTTCGAACTCGGCTGTCACTTGATCGATATTGTGGTCAGTCTGCTGGGGGCACCCGACTCAGTGTTACCCGTGACAGAACACTCGTCTGACCAGGCTGATGAACTACTGGATAACATGCTCGCGGTGCTCAAGTATCCGCGCGCGATCGCTTCGGTCAAATCGTCAGGGCTGGAGGTGGAAGGCTTCGCACGGCGTCACTTTGTTCTGTGTGGAACCGAAGGAACCATCCATATTGAACCGCTCGACAGTCCGAAGGTGGTAAGACTGGCTCTGTCGAAAGAGCGGGGAAAATACCGAAAAGGGTACCAGGATGTCCCCGTCGAGTCTTATCAGCGCTATGTTGCCGATGCGGCCGATTTCGCGAAGATCATCCGGGGCGAAAAAATGAGTGACTGGTCTGTCACACATGATCTGGCGGTACAGGAGACTGTGCTCCGGGCGGCGGGGTGTCCCACCGACACGTGACAAATCTTAGTCAGCCCGAACGTCGGATTGAGTCAACTCGCATGGTCCGAGCACGACACGATTGTTTTGTGATCCCTCTGATTTGAAAGACGGCAATGAGTCTTCAGCGACGTGATGAGATCCTGGCCCGGTTGCGCAAGAACGTTGCCGCAGGTCGACCGATCCTGGGTGGAGGTGCGGGAACCGGACTGTCCGCAAAGCTGGAAGAGGCGGGCGGCATCGACTTGATCGTGATCTACAATTCCGGCCGGTTTCGCATGGCGGGCCGTGGGTCGCTGGCTGGAATGATGCCGTACGGTGACGCCAACGCGATTGTCATGGAGATGGCTCGCGAAGTGCTGCCCGTCGTTTCAAAAACGCCGGTACTGGCGGGAGTCTGCGGCACCGACCCGTTTCGATTGATGCCCCAATTTCTGCGGGAGGTGCAGGAGGCTGGTTTCAGCGGGGTTCAAAACTTTCCCACCGTCGGATTGATCGACGGACAATTTCGGCTCGGGCTGGAAGAGACGGGCATGGGCTACGATAGGGAAGTCGAAATGATCCGCATGGCGGGGGAAATGGGGTTGCTGACGACACCCTACTGCTTCAACGTGGAAGAGGCCGAGGCGATGGCCAGGGCGGGTGCCGACATTCTGATTCCCCACATGGGGTTAACGACCAAAGGGCTGATCGGCGCCTCGACAGCGGTTACGCTTGAGGAAGCGGCGCGGCGCTGCCAGCAGATGCACGATGCAGCGAAACGGATCAAACCAGATATCCTCGTCCTGTGCCACGGGGGGCCGATCGCCGATCCAGAGGATGCACAGTATATTCTTGATCATACTGAAGGAATTGTAGGGTTCTATGGGGCGAGTTCCATGGAACGACTTCCGGTTGAACCCGCGATCATCGACCGGATTCGCGAGTTTTCCGAGATCCATTTCCGCCTGCCATCCTGAAGTTCGGAACGGGTATACTCGGTTCCCGCAGTTCCTCAGGCAGCGACAGTTGCTGAGGGGCGAGGGAGTCGATACCCTCGCGATGCTGTCGAAAATGCAGCCTCACGAAGAAATTGCCGACCAATGGGATCTCACCCATTGCGTAGTTTTCCGGCGAAGGAAATTGTTGCTTTTAGGAGAGCTCTGAGTATGACCGACGTTGCCCCCATTCGAGTTGCGATCACCGGTGCTGCCGGCCAGATTGGCTATGCGTCCTTGTTCCGACTCGCCTCGGGCCAAATCTTCGGGGCCCATCGCCCTGTGATTCTGCACCTGATCGAACTTCCTGCTGCGGTCGGGGCATTGGACGGGATCCACATGGAACTCGACGACTGTGCTTTCCCGACACTGGCCGGGGTGCAAAAGTTCGACAGTGATCATCTCGAAGACGCATTCCGTGATGTCAACTTCGCGATCCTCGTCGGCAGCGTTCCCCGTAAGCAGGGGATGGAGCGTTCTGACCTCATCCGTATCAACGGCCCCATCTTCACGAATACCGGCAAAGCGATTCAGGCCGCAGCCGCCAAGGACGTCCGGGTTGTTGTCGTCGGAAACCCCTGTAACACGAACTGTCTGATCGCCATGTCGCACGCTCCGGACGTGCCACGTGATCGCTGGTTCGCCATGACGCGTCTCGACCAGAATCGTGCCGCCGCTCAACTGGCTCAGAAGTCCAATCGACCCGTCGCTTCGGTCACCAATCTGGCGATCTGGGGTAACCATTCTTCGACGCAGTTCCCAGACTTCCTCAACACCAAGATCGATGGCAAGCAAGCAACCAGCGTCATTTCCGACCATGCCTGGTTGAAGGGTGACTTCGTCACGACCGTTCAGCAGCGCGGTGCTGCCGTCATCAAAGCACGTGGTGCTTCCAGCGCTGCAAGTGCTGCCAATGCTGCACTCGATACGGTGAAGAGCATCGTAACGCCGACCGCCGCGGGTGACTGCTTCAGCGCCGCTGTCTACTCGGACGGAAGCTACGGAATCGAAGAAGGTCTGGTCACCGGTCTGCCGCTCAGCACTGACGGCAAGAACTGGAGAGTTCTGCCTGGTTTCGAGATTGATGAATTCAGCCGTTCGCAGATCGACAAGACCATCAATGAATTGAAGCAGGAACGCGATACCGTTCGTGACCTGCTGCCCTGATGCATCGAGCTTTCGCAGCGTGCGATGCATTGAGTGCATCGCACATGTCGTTGCTCAACCGGACATGATCCCGTCTGCCGCTGGTGGACGGGATCATTTTGTGTGTCGTGGGAACGCCCGAAGAACTGTTCTTTTTGCCTGAGTCTATGTCGATCAGCGGAGCCTTCATGTCCCCTCGGATCGTTATCGTTGGTGGGGGGTTGGCCGGTCTGGCGGCTGCCGTGGCCTTAACGGAACGCAATTTACCTTGTCTGGTGCTCGAATCCCGGATACGGCTGGGAGGCCGGGCGAGCTCTTTCCACGATCCGACAACGGGTAGTGAGATTGATAATTGCCAGCATGTCACGCTGGGATGCTGCACCAACTTTCGCCATTTCTGCGAAGCGACAGGCTTGGCCAGTTCCTTCCGCAGGGAACCTGCACTGCACTTCGTCGGGCCTTCCGGCAAGGTCGATCGCTTCGCCGCAGGACCACTTCCAGCCCCGCTGCATCTTCTGGGGGGATTCGCCAGCCTGTCGTATTTGTCCTGGCAGGAAAAGCAGGCACTGGCACGAGGGCTGAAAGCCCTGGCGAGACCGGTCAGTTCGGCGGATGAGGCACTCCCTTTCAGCGAGTGGCTGAAGCAGCACCGGCAGCCGACGAACGTCGTCAACCGGTTCTGGTTTGTGGTGCTGGTCAGTGCCCTCAGCGAGTCGCTCGATCGGATTTCGGTGACGCATGCGAGGAAGGTGATCGTTGATGCGTTTCTTGCCAATCGGGATGGGTGGTATGTGGATATTCCCACCGTCCCCCTCGAAACGCTCTACGGAGGACTTCTGGTCGAATGGCTCACCTCGCGTGG is from Schlesneria sp. DSM 10557 and encodes:
- a CDS encoding Gfo/Idh/MocA family protein, which encodes MMKIKIGQIGTGHGHASGKLEVYRKSDDYEVVGVAEPDDRLRRKAESNPAFRDVQWMSVEQLLNTPGLQAVAVETEPRHLLAHAEQCIDAGMHVHLDKPAGESLSQFRRILDTSARRHLCVQMGYMYRYNPAVVLCRDLVKKGFLGDPFEVHCVMSKQLDRAARLKHAEYRGGMMFELGCHLIDIVVSLLGAPDSVLPVTEHSSDQADELLDNMLAVLKYPRAIASVKSSGLEVEGFARRHFVLCGTEGTIHIEPLDSPKVVRLALSKERGKYRKGYQDVPVESYQRYVADAADFAKIIRGEKMSDWSVTHDLAVQETVLRAAGCPTDT
- a CDS encoding serine hydrolase domain-containing protein — protein: MNELELAERLPATFGVFREGVDRQLHTGLQIYVSLQGEVLADGGFGLSAPGQPMTSETINLWLSAGKPLTVVAILQQWEQGRLRLDDPVVKFIPEFAGGGKDGITIRHILTHTCGFRNVETGWPEASWNDIIRRICDSSVEPDWVVGQTAGYHTASSWFILGEILSRLTGLSYPDAMRKGLFEPLGLRQSFTSLTPTQYAEYESRLGKIYTREGGGLQLLDWHEPARCEKPSPGANTRGPIRELGSFYEMLLNEGQYQGRQILTPQTVAAMTARHRVGEFDLTLAHKVDFGLGVIVNSIRYGAETVPYGYGPFCSLRTFGHGGAQSSQGWCDPERGLVVAYFFNGRPGEGQHGRRLRKLNEAICADLQLT
- a CDS encoding phosphoenolpyruvate hydrolase family protein, with translation MSLQRRDEILARLRKNVAAGRPILGGGAGTGLSAKLEEAGGIDLIVIYNSGRFRMAGRGSLAGMMPYGDANAIVMEMAREVLPVVSKTPVLAGVCGTDPFRLMPQFLREVQEAGFSGVQNFPTVGLIDGQFRLGLEETGMGYDREVEMIRMAGEMGLLTTPYCFNVEEAEAMARAGADILIPHMGLTTKGLIGASTAVTLEEAARRCQQMHDAAKRIKPDILVLCHGGPIADPEDAQYILDHTEGIVGFYGASSMERLPVEPAIIDRIREFSEIHFRLPS
- a CDS encoding UTP--glucose-1-phosphate uridylyltransferase, yielding MLDAKLSQMIEQTGQQHLLRFWKELSAEQQKLLAAQLADLDWDLVSNFAKKGTSPQSDFEERARRAAPPAYVVRTPKSAADRDKWRAAREIGENALREGKVGAVLLAGGQGTRLGFKQSKGLFPIGPVTNQSLLQILATKLIATSQRYGTTIPYFVMTSDKTHDEIEEFYRRNNYFGLDPKDVFLFPQGFAPSVDLKSGKVLLADKGNLSMSPDGHGGLFSALWKAGLFDEMKRRGIEYIFSHQVDNPLARVCDPEFIGLHLMHESEVSTKVVAKTGPDEKVGVAVDIDGRTQIIEYSDLPKDLAQARDAAGDLKFWAGSTAIHLFNRSFLERVATSDNILPWHRAIKKIPHIDEQGNAVEPTVENGVKFERFIFDTLPLAKVALIVETVRDDEFAPLKNKEGEFSPDYVRDRMVRLSKRWLNSVGVNPPDDVAVEISPRFALSPEDLSARTGELAAVPFDSPTYLGPKD
- a CDS encoding UDP-glucuronic acid decarboxylase family protein, whose product is MRSILVTGGAGFLGSHLCERLLERNENVICLDNFFTGRKDNILHLMGNPRFELIRHDIVHPIVLEVDQIYNLACPASPVAYQFNPIKTIKTSTVGVVNMLGLAKRCRARILHCSTSEVYGDPSVHPQREDYWGHVNPIGPRSCYDEGKRVAESLCINYHQEHDLAVRVIRIFNTYGPRMDPNDGRVISNFITQAIRGEPITIYGDGSQTRSFCYCDDLIRGMMQMMDQDTEIGPVNLGNPDEYSMLQLAEEVLRAIPESKSKITFEPLPKDDPKQRCPDITKAKAVLGWSPTVGLREGLARTIAYYRQELSRAS
- a CDS encoding NAD-dependent epimerase/dehydratase family protein; amino-acid sequence: MKVIVTGGAGFIGSHIVDALLERGDVPVVIDNLESGSRRNLPAGVPLYEADIRDQDQVRRIFDEVRPEGVCHQAAQISVSRSMREPIFDAEVNVLGLLNIFENASRVGVKRVVFASSGGVLYGDVTSPASEDFPKKPKSAYGISKWVGEQYLEFYAKERNLQGVALRYSNVYGPRQNPEGEAGVTAIFIRRTLDGKGITINGDGKYIRDFVYGPDVARANVAALHTDLAEDFAAINIGTGLGVDINELAQMIADCHLDDLKNQGQVGRTIEIQHGPPRIGDLRSSLVSPVLAERLLGWKPTVSLKEGLRETVRWFGKRPSEL
- a CDS encoding type I phosphomannose isomerase catalytic subunit translates to MNSPLTIDDPLVFDTFFRPQVWGGRGIQSQLGRTLPCELPYGEAWELSSLPLHESRVLEGKNAGRPLAELWTKSRKELTGGGGRDVFPLLLKWLECKELLSLQVHPDDAMAQRLLNEPYGKSEAWVIVSVEPTARIYAGLQPGVTREDFLAHMKGGTVEKCLHSFVPRPGDCVSIPAGTIHAAGGGLIIAEVQQSSDATFRLFDWNRLGLDGKPRPLQIDKAVDAINWDQGPVSPVVPEKIRCESSGLSGELLVDGVGFRMERYTLHQPGATPHSGEFTVWMVLEGEVSLTNSGTGYTRDFQKGSSFMIPASAGQTRLSPKENAGLLTLLCVRLT
- a CDS encoding UDP-glucose/GDP-mannose dehydrogenase family protein; the protein is MKIVVIGTGYVGLITGTCFAESGNDVICVDVDSEKIRKLNLGQIPIYEPGLDELIVRNVEAKRLRFTTEPKDAIPQAQCVFLSVGTPQRDDGSADLAVFWSAVDSIAPHLSHDAIVVVKSTVPVGTNAAVARRLQDLLGRPVHVASNPEFLKEGCALEDFMKPDRVVVGVTRPEVAQVLRELYQPFLRTEHPFLVMNLESSEMTKYVANCMLATKISFINEMANVCEQVGADINHVRKGIGHDQRIGFAFLFPGVGYGGSCFPKDVRAMIRVAEQSGIEPHILEAVDAVNVAQKEVLFQKVHKHFGGELKGRTIAIWGLAFKPRTDDIREAPSLILIDRLLAAGATVRVHDPVAMENVRKIYGDRLTYCQTPYDTLDGAEVLAIVTEWNEFRNPDFGVIREKLKSPVIFDGRNLFDPMRMTQLGFHYSGIGLESKTDAKDGAGSKTT